From Flavobacterium arcticum, the proteins below share one genomic window:
- a CDS encoding valine--tRNA ligase: MTIPSQFDAKAAEQKWYDYWMKNNFFHSEPDHREPYTIVIPPPNVTGVLHMGHMLNNTIQDVLIRRARLKGFNACWVPGTDHASIATEAKVVAKLKQEGINKNDLTRDEFLKHAWEWTDKYGGVILEQLKKLGASCDWERTKFTMDPDMSASVIRSFVDLYNKGLIYRGYRMVNWDPEAKTTLSDEEVNHEERQGKLYYLKYKIEGSEDYLTIATTRPETILGDSAICINPNDERYSHLKGKKAIVPIVNRVIPIIFDEYVDVEFGTGCLKVTPAHDVNDKELGERHNLEIIDIFNDDATLNSFGLHYEGKDRFVVREEISEELEAAGYMEKIEIHINKVGTSERTKAVIEPRLSDQWFLKMEELAKPAIKAVLETEEVKLYPKRFDNTYRHWMENIRDWNISRQLWWGQQIPAYFYGDGKEDFVVAETKEEALELAKAKTGNATLTTNDLKQDADALDTWFSSWLWPMAVFGGITNPENEDFKYYYPTNDLVTGPDILFFWVARMIVAGYEYTGEKPFNNVYLTGLVRDKQRRKMSKSLGNSPDPLDLIEKFGADGVRVGLLLSASAGNDIMFDEELCNQGKAFSNKIWNAFRLIKGWEVSDIAQPDHSKKAIAWYEAKLQKTLAEIEDHFEKYRISDALMAIYKLVWDDFCSWFLEMIKPAYQAPIDRVTYEKAIEMLENNLKLLHPFMPFLTEEIWQYIAERTPDEALIISEWPELKAIDNDIIAGFEVAAEVISGIRTIRKDKNIAFKDAISLMVVNNDKATDYFDTIITKLGNVDGLEYVNEAVNGALTFRVKSNEYFIPVAGAVNVEEEIAKLTEELNYNKGFLQSVQKKLSNEKFVNSAPEKVVAIEKQKEADALAKIATIEQSLASLS; this comes from the coding sequence ATGACAATTCCATCGCAATTTGATGCCAAAGCGGCAGAACAAAAATGGTATGATTACTGGATGAAAAATAACTTTTTCCATTCGGAGCCTGACCATAGAGAGCCTTATACTATAGTAATACCACCACCTAACGTAACAGGGGTATTGCACATGGGGCATATGCTTAATAATACAATTCAAGATGTACTTATACGACGTGCTCGTTTAAAAGGCTTTAATGCTTGCTGGGTACCGGGTACAGACCACGCATCTATAGCTACTGAAGCAAAAGTTGTAGCAAAACTAAAACAAGAAGGTATCAATAAAAATGACCTTACTCGCGATGAATTTTTAAAGCACGCTTGGGAATGGACAGATAAATATGGCGGTGTAATACTAGAACAGCTTAAAAAACTAGGCGCATCGTGCGACTGGGAGCGTACTAAGTTTACTATGGATCCTGATATGAGTGCATCAGTAATCCGTTCGTTTGTAGATTTGTATAACAAAGGTTTGATATACAGAGGTTACAGAATGGTAAACTGGGATCCGGAGGCAAAAACAACATTGTCTGATGAAGAGGTTAACCACGAAGAACGTCAAGGCAAATTATATTATTTAAAATATAAAATAGAGGGTAGTGAAGATTACCTTACTATAGCTACTACGCGTCCTGAAACGATATTAGGTGACTCAGCTATTTGTATAAACCCAAATGATGAACGTTATAGCCACTTGAAAGGTAAAAAGGCTATTGTACCTATAGTTAACCGTGTTATACCTATTATATTTGATGAGTATGTTGATGTAGAATTTGGTACAGGTTGTCTTAAGGTGACACCAGCACACGATGTTAATGATAAGGAACTTGGTGAAAGGCATAATCTTGAAATTATAGATATTTTTAATGACGATGCTACCCTAAACAGTTTTGGGTTACACTACGAGGGTAAAGATCGTTTTGTAGTTCGTGAAGAAATATCTGAAGAGCTTGAAGCTGCTGGATATATGGAGAAGATTGAGATCCATATTAATAAGGTGGGAACATCTGAAAGGACTAAAGCAGTTATTGAACCGAGGCTTTCTGACCAATGGTTTTTAAAGATGGAAGAACTTGCCAAACCTGCTATTAAGGCTGTTTTGGAAACTGAAGAAGTAAAACTATACCCAAAACGATTTGATAATACCTATCGTCATTGGATGGAGAACATTCGTGACTGGAACATATCTCGCCAATTGTGGTGGGGACAGCAGATACCTGCTTACTTTTATGGTGATGGTAAAGAAGACTTTGTAGTTGCCGAAACTAAAGAGGAGGCACTTGAATTAGCCAAAGCTAAAACAGGCAATGCTACACTTACTACCAATGACTTGAAACAAGATGCTGATGCGTTAGACACATGGTTCTCATCATGGTTGTGGCCAATGGCTGTTTTTGGGGGTATAACGAATCCTGAGAATGAAGATTTTAAATATTATTATCCTACTAATGATCTTGTTACAGGACCAGATATTCTTTTCTTTTGGGTAGCTCGTATGATTGTTGCGGGATATGAATATACAGGCGAAAAGCCTTTTAATAATGTATATCTTACAGGGCTAGTTCGTGATAAGCAACGACGAAAAATGTCTAAATCGTTAGGTAACTCACCAGACCCACTTGACTTAATTGAAAAATTTGGTGCTGATGGTGTTCGTGTAGGTTTGTTACTAAGTGCTTCGGCAGGTAACGATATTATGTTTGACGAAGAGCTTTGTAATCAAGGTAAAGCCTTTTCTAATAAAATATGGAATGCATTCCGCCTTATAAAAGGGTGGGAGGTAAGCGATATAGCACAGCCAGACCATAGCAAAAAAGCTATAGCTTGGTATGAAGCTAAGTTGCAAAAAACACTTGCAGAGATTGAAGATCATTTTGAGAAATACAGAATATCTGATGCATTAATGGCTATTTATAAGCTAGTTTGGGACGATTTCTGTTCTTGGTTCTTAGAGATGATAAAGCCTGCTTACCAAGCGCCTATAGATAGAGTTACTTATGAGAAAGCTATCGAGATGCTAGAGAATAACTTAAAGTTACTACATCCGTTTATGCCATTCCTTACAGAAGAGATATGGCAATATATTGCTGAAAGAACACCAGATGAAGCGCTTATTATTTCTGAATGGCCAGAACTTAAAGCAATAGATAATGATATTATTGCAGGTTTTGAAGTTGCTGCCGAAGTAATTTCGGGTATTAGAACGATACGTAAGGATAAAAATATAGCCTTTAAAGATGCGATATCGCTTATGGTTGTAAACAATGATAAAGCTACAGATTACTTTGATACTATAATAACTAAACTAGGTAATGTAGACGGATTAGAGTATGTAAACGAAGCTGTAAATGGTGCGTTGACATTTAGGGTAAAATCTAATGAATATTTTATACCTGTAGCGGGAGCAGTTAATGTAGAAGAGGAAATAGCCAAATTAACAGAAGAGCTTAACTATAATAAAGGTTTCTTACAA
- a CDS encoding DUF1573 domain-containing protein, whose product MKKILGLVAALIISTAAYAQKGPKIEFKSDTVDYGTVYKGEDSGIREFEFTNAGDEPLIIKDVKSTCGCTIPSKPKDPIMPGKTGKIEIKYNMKPGPIRKTITLMSNAVNYENGTVAIKIKGEVKSHETVNILEKKKALPNQ is encoded by the coding sequence ATGAAAAAAATTTTAGGTTTAGTAGCTGCTCTAATAATTAGTACTGCTGCATATGCCCAAAAAGGACCAAAAATTGAATTTAAGTCAGATACTGTTGACTATGGTACCGTATATAAAGGAGAAGATAGCGGTATACGCGAATTTGAATTCACCAATGCTGGAGATGAACCGCTTATTATAAAAGATGTAAAGTCTACTTGTGGGTGTACTATACCCTCTAAACCTAAAGATCCTATCATGCCAGGAAAAACTGGTAAAATAGAAATTAAATACAACATGAAGCCTGGACCTATCAGGAAAACAATAACACTAATGTCTAATGCTGTTAATTATGAAAATGGAACAGTAGCTATTAAAATAAAAGGAGAGGTAAAATCGCACGAAACGGTAAACATTCTCGAAAAGAAAAAAGCATTGCCAAACCAATAA
- a CDS encoding pyridoxal phosphate-dependent aminotransferase: MPKVSIKGQQMPESPIRKLVPFSEAAKQKGLKVYHLNIGQPDIKTPEAALNAVKNNIPEILEYSHSAGFESYREKLADYYQKQNVQVDSADIIITTGGSEALLFAMGSTMDAGDEIIIPEPFYANYNGFSVASGINVVPVISTIENGFALPPIADFEKLITPKTKAILICNPGNPTGYLYTEEEIQQLAELVKEHDLFLIADEVYREFTYDGDEHYSVMNVSGIEEHAIMIDSVSKRYSMCGARIGCIVSKNKAVMSAAMKFAQARLSPPTLAQIASEAALDTPQEYFDEVIKEYKDRRDTLIKGLSEIEGVKVATPKGAFYCIAKLPVDDADKFAQWLLESFEFNGETVMVAPAAGFYSSPNVGTTEIRIAYVLKKEDLIQSITILKEGIKQYNNK, encoded by the coding sequence ATGCCTAAGGTATCTATAAAAGGGCAACAAATGCCTGAATCGCCTATACGAAAATTAGTTCCTTTTTCTGAAGCAGCTAAGCAAAAAGGCTTGAAAGTTTATCATCTTAACATTGGGCAACCCGATATTAAAACACCCGAAGCCGCACTTAATGCGGTAAAAAACAACATCCCTGAAATACTGGAATACAGTCATTCTGCAGGTTTTGAAAGTTATAGAGAAAAACTGGCAGATTATTATCAAAAACAAAATGTACAAGTTGATTCTGCAGATATAATCATAACCACAGGAGGCTCTGAAGCATTACTATTTGCAATGGGAAGTACTATGGATGCAGGCGACGAAATTATTATCCCTGAACCTTTTTACGCTAATTACAATGGTTTTTCGGTAGCATCAGGCATCAATGTAGTTCCTGTTATCTCTACAATCGAAAACGGTTTTGCCTTACCTCCTATTGCTGATTTTGAAAAACTCATAACTCCGAAAACAAAAGCAATACTTATATGTAACCCCGGTAACCCAACAGGGTATTTATATACAGAAGAAGAAATACAACAACTGGCAGAGCTAGTAAAAGAGCATGACCTTTTCCTTATTGCCGACGAAGTGTATCGTGAATTTACCTATGATGGTGATGAGCACTACTCTGTTATGAACGTGTCGGGTATAGAAGAGCATGCTATAATGATAGACTCGGTTTCAAAACGCTATAGTATGTGTGGCGCAAGAATAGGCTGTATTGTTTCTAAAAACAAAGCCGTGATGTCTGCTGCCATGAAGTTTGCACAAGCACGCTTAAGCCCTCCAACGTTAGCACAAATAGCAAGTGAAGCTGCACTCGATACTCCACAAGAATACTTTGATGAAGTAATTAAAGAATATAAAGATAGACGTGATACACTTATAAAAGGGCTTAGCGAAATAGAAGGTGTAAAAGTCGCCACACCAAAAGGAGCTTTTTATTGCATTGCAAAATTACCAGTAGATGATGCAGACAAATTTGCACAATGGCTACTTGAGAGTTTCGAATTTAACGGTGAAACCGTAATGGTAGCACCCGCAGCTGGATTTTACTCTTCTCCAAATGTAGGTACTACCGAAATACGTATTGCCTATGTATTAAAAAAAGAAGACCTAATACAATCTATAACTATTTTAAAAGAAGGTATAAAACAGTACAACAACAAATAA